One Salmo trutta chromosome 24, fSalTru1.1, whole genome shotgun sequence genomic region harbors:
- the LOC115160712 gene encoding TRAF family member-associated NF-kappa-B activator isoform X1 has translation MERNIGDQLNKAYEAYRQASIERDSAKRELQKTNEYYERHTEKLQKQIEDQQQMISKLKVQLIAATKQPSGEVKGEAVPRKQEEETLSSSNHLFDNPSSSFRKIHYLKGNMETAVIVSPSPHTAPVNSSFEKKDVLEAFQALQGKFQQIQTLTRRQKDHLRKFYKGNYMANEQQFSMPIQCTDVTVEQAERPFPSALRPGVILQHPPMSLASRSASQEDRDLVDSLTRLSVKFPPSTDSEYEFLNSAPEKHFDLSMPRHLAAVSSVPAVIEESSMEFFIPFLYPTSPSHPTSPSHESVRGPLQPLWSPELCDAVAVAAAAQAVSAKPQQQINNNSPDICAYCNAEVPQDHMKSHLYTHCQRESDASD, from the exons ATGGAGAGGAATATCGGAGACCAGCTCAACAAGGCCTATGAAGCTTACCGCCAGGCCTCTATCGAGCGAGACAGCGCCAAAAGGGAACTACAGAAGACG AATGAATATTATGAGCGGCACACTGAGAAACTTCAGAAACAGATAGAAGACCAGCAGCAGATGATTTCAAAACTCAAAGTTCAGTTGATAGCAGCAACTAAGCAACCTTCAG GAGAGGTGAAAGGTGAGGCTGTTCCTAGAAAACAGGAAGAAGAAACCCTGTCATCTTCCAACCATCTCTTTGACAACCCAAGCAGCTCCTTCCGGAAGATTCATTACTTG aAGGGGAACATGGAAACTGCAGTGATTGTGTCACCTTCACCACACACAGCACCTGTAAACAGCAGTTTTGAGAA AAAAGATGTTCTTGAGGCGTTTCAAGCTCTTCAGGGGAAATTCCAGCAGATACAGACATTAACCCGGAGACAAAAAGATCACCTGAGAAAATTCTACAAAGGAAATTACATGGCAAATG AGCAGCAGTTCTCCATGCCCATTCAGTGTACAGACGTGACCGTGGAGCAGGCGGAGAGGCCCTTCCCCTCAGCCTTAAGGCCAGGGGTCATACTCCAGCACCCGCCCATGTCCCTGGCATCCCGCAGTGCCAGCCAAGAGGACAGGGACCTAGTGGACTCCCTCACCAGGCTCAGCGTCAAGTTCCCCCCCTCCACAGACAGTGAATACGAGTTCCTGAACAGCGCTCCAGAGAAACACTTTGACCTGTCTATGCCAAGGCACCTGGCAGCAGTCAGCAGTGTCCCTGCCGTCATAGAGGAATCGTCTATGGAGTTCTTCATCCCATTCCTGTATCCTACGTCTCCCTcccaccccacctccccctcaCACGAGAGTGTGCGTGGACCCCTGCAG CCTCTGTGGAGCCCTGAGCTTTGTgatgcagtagcagtagcagcagcagcacaggcCGTGAGTGCGAAGCCACAACAACAGATCAACAACAACAGCCCTGATATCTGTGCCTACTGCAACGCGGAAGTTCCCCAAGACCACATGAAGAGCCACCTTTATACTCATTGCCAGAGGGAGAGTGATGCCAGCGATTGA
- the tbr1b gene encoding LOW QUALITY PROTEIN: T-box brain protein 1b (The sequence of the model RefSeq protein was modified relative to this genomic sequence to represent the inferred CDS: inserted 2 bases in 1 codon), with translation MQLENCILPASVLSKKCLNVGSGYPCSDGSELXQDHTIISASDNLERSSPLKKNSMGMTNQSEADNFSDSKDASGDVQRGKLSPDLHGVSEIRHNFDGSTGERYILSQSNQPQSVSATPSAMFPYPSQHGPAHPAFSIGSPSRYMAHHPVITNGAYNSLLTNSSPQGYPTAGYPYAQQYGHTYQGAAFYQFSSAQAGLVPGKAQVYLCNRALWLKFHRHQTEMIITKQGRRMFPFLSFNVSGLDPTAHYNIFVDVILADPNHWRFQGGKWVPCGKADTNVTGNRVYMHPDSPNTGAHWMRQEISFGKLKLTNNKGGSNNTGQMVVLQSLHKYQPRLHVVEVNEDGTEDSSQPGRVQTFTFPETQFIAVTAYQNTDITQLKIDHNPFAKGFRDNYDTVYTGCDIDRLTPSPGDSPRSQIMPGARYAMAGSFLQDQFVSSYAKSRFHPGVGTGPGTDRSVPLSNSLLSPQQTEEPTVASPQRWFVTPANNRLDFAASAYDAAAAADFAGNAATLLSYAAAGVKALPLPTAGCSSRPLGYYADPSGWGTRTPPQYCSKSSPVLSCWPTNSVGGRTGTSNYLVDDADTIPTERSPIGGSDEAKPKDLSESSWIETPSSIKSIDSSDSGIFEQAKRRRISPSATPVSETQLKSEMLAPRECEKNCAKDIGYYSFYPHS, from the exons ATGCAGCTCGAGAATTGCATCTTGCCAGCTAGTGTGCTCTCCAAGAAATGTCTGAATGTGGGCAGTGGCTACCCATGCTCCGATGGATCTGAGCT GCAGGACCATACTATTATATCTGCTAGTGACAACCTGGAGAGAAGTTCACCTCTGAAAAAAAATTCCATGGGGATGACGAATCAGTCAGAGGCAGACAATTTTTCCGACTCCAAGGACGCATCAGGGGACGTCCAGAGAGGCAAACTCTCTCCTGATCTCCACGGAGTCTCTGAAATTCGTCATAATTTCGATGGATCTACAGGAGAAAGGTATATCCTTTCTCAATCTAACCAACCACAGTCAGTCTCAGCAACTCCAAGTGCTATGTTCCCCTATccgagtcaacatggaccagcgcACCCGGCTTTTTCTATTGGGAGTCCGAGTCGTTATATGGCCCACCATCCAGTCATCACTAATGGAGCGTACAACAGTCTTCTGACCAACAGCTCCCCGCAAGGCTACCCAACCGCGGGTTACCCATACGCGCAACAGTATGGACACACTTATCAAGGAGCGGCGTTCTACCAGTTTTCCTCCGCGCAGGCTGGGCTGGTGCCTGGGAAAGCGCAGGTATATCTGTGCAACAGGGCCCTGTGGCTGAAGTTTCACAGACATCAAACAGAGATGATAATCACTAAGCAAGGACG ACGGATGTTCCCCTTTTTGAGTTTCAACGTTTCCGGTCTCGACCCGACGGCGCACTACAACATATTTGTGGATGTTATTCTTGCTGATCCAAATCACTGGCGATTCCAGGGTGGCAAGTGGGTACCATGTGGCAAAGCGGACACAAACGTGACAG GAAACAGGGTGTATATGCACCCTGACTCTCCAAACACCGGGGCGCACTGGATGCGCCAAGAAATCTCATTTGGAAAGCTGAAGTTAACGAACAATAAAGGAGGTTCAAACAACACGGGACAG ATGGTGGTTCTACAATCCCTTCACAAGTACCAGCCCAGACTCCATGTAGTGGAAGTCAACGAAGATGGAACCGAGGACTCCAGCCAACCTGGAAGAGTACAGACGTTCACTTTCCCAGAAACACAGTTTATCGCAGTCACAGCTTACCAGAATACCGAC ATTACGCAGCTAAAAATCGACCACAATCCATTTGCTAAAGGATTTCGGGACAACTATGACAC TGTCTACACAGGTTGCGACATTGACCGGTTAACGCCATCACCGGGTGACTCGCCTCGCTCTCAGATCATGCCTGGTGCGAGATATGCCATGGCTGGTTCTTTCCTGCAGGACCAATTTGTCAGCAGTTATGCCAAATCTCGCTTTCACCCTGGCGTAGGGACTGGTCCTGGCACGGACCGCAGCGTCCCACTTAGTAACAGCTTGCTATCCCCGCAACAAACCGAAGAGCCCACAGTTGCATCCCCGCAGCGATGGTTTGTCACCCCTGCCAATAACCGACTGGACTTTGCCGCCTCGGCATACGATGCTGCCGCGGCAGCTGATTTTGCCGGTAACGCGGCCACCCTGCTGTCCTACGCAGCGGCTGGAGTAAAGGCCCTTCCCCTGCCCACTGCAGGGTGCTCAAGCAGACCTCTCGGTTACTATGCCGACCCATCCGGCTGGGGCACACGCACACCACCCCAGTACTGCAGTAAGTCTAGCCCTGTTCTATCCTGCTGGCCCACAAATTCTGTTGGTGGCAGAACAGGCACCTCTAACTACCTGGTTGATGACGCCGACACCATCCCAACAGAAAGGTCACCTATCGGAGGTTCTGACGAGGCAAAACCAAAAGACTTATCCGAATCCAGCTGGATTGAGACGCCGTCTTCAATCAAGTCGATTGATTCAAGTGATTCTGGTATTTTTGAGCAAGCCAAACGGAGAAGAATTTCACCGTCTGCCACACCGGTTTCGGAAACCCAGTTGAAATCTGAGATGTTGGCGCCAAGAGAGTGTGAGAAAAATTGCGCCAAGGACATTGGTTACTATAGTTTCTATCCACACAGTTAA
- the LOC115160712 gene encoding TRAF family member-associated NF-kappa-B activator isoform X2, with translation MERNIGDQLNKAYEAYRQASIERDSAKRELQKTNEYYERHTEKLQKQIEDQQQMISKLKVQLIAATKQPSEVKGEAVPRKQEEETLSSSNHLFDNPSSSFRKIHYLKGNMETAVIVSPSPHTAPVNSSFEKKDVLEAFQALQGKFQQIQTLTRRQKDHLRKFYKGNYMANEQQFSMPIQCTDVTVEQAERPFPSALRPGVILQHPPMSLASRSASQEDRDLVDSLTRLSVKFPPSTDSEYEFLNSAPEKHFDLSMPRHLAAVSSVPAVIEESSMEFFIPFLYPTSPSHPTSPSHESVRGPLQPLWSPELCDAVAVAAAAQAVSAKPQQQINNNSPDICAYCNAEVPQDHMKSHLYTHCQRESDASD, from the exons ATGGAGAGGAATATCGGAGACCAGCTCAACAAGGCCTATGAAGCTTACCGCCAGGCCTCTATCGAGCGAGACAGCGCCAAAAGGGAACTACAGAAGACG AATGAATATTATGAGCGGCACACTGAGAAACTTCAGAAACAGATAGAAGACCAGCAGCAGATGATTTCAAAACTCAAAGTTCAGTTGATAGCAGCAACTAAGCAACCTTCAG AGGTGAAAGGTGAGGCTGTTCCTAGAAAACAGGAAGAAGAAACCCTGTCATCTTCCAACCATCTCTTTGACAACCCAAGCAGCTCCTTCCGGAAGATTCATTACTTG aAGGGGAACATGGAAACTGCAGTGATTGTGTCACCTTCACCACACACAGCACCTGTAAACAGCAGTTTTGAGAA AAAAGATGTTCTTGAGGCGTTTCAAGCTCTTCAGGGGAAATTCCAGCAGATACAGACATTAACCCGGAGACAAAAAGATCACCTGAGAAAATTCTACAAAGGAAATTACATGGCAAATG AGCAGCAGTTCTCCATGCCCATTCAGTGTACAGACGTGACCGTGGAGCAGGCGGAGAGGCCCTTCCCCTCAGCCTTAAGGCCAGGGGTCATACTCCAGCACCCGCCCATGTCCCTGGCATCCCGCAGTGCCAGCCAAGAGGACAGGGACCTAGTGGACTCCCTCACCAGGCTCAGCGTCAAGTTCCCCCCCTCCACAGACAGTGAATACGAGTTCCTGAACAGCGCTCCAGAGAAACACTTTGACCTGTCTATGCCAAGGCACCTGGCAGCAGTCAGCAGTGTCCCTGCCGTCATAGAGGAATCGTCTATGGAGTTCTTCATCCCATTCCTGTATCCTACGTCTCCCTcccaccccacctccccctcaCACGAGAGTGTGCGTGGACCCCTGCAG CCTCTGTGGAGCCCTGAGCTTTGTgatgcagtagcagtagcagcagcagcacaggcCGTGAGTGCGAAGCCACAACAACAGATCAACAACAACAGCCCTGATATCTGTGCCTACTGCAACGCGGAAGTTCCCCAAGACCACATGAAGAGCCACCTTTATACTCATTGCCAGAGGGAGAGTGATGCCAGCGATTGA